A portion of the Vespula vulgaris chromosome 24, iyVesVulg1.1, whole genome shotgun sequence genome contains these proteins:
- the LOC127072071 gene encoding uncharacterized protein LOC127072071, which translates to MNKIGVWTKNTLFQIINNSLKLHTDQNVERIGDPFKSFLNQLKSKREGCWLDVYIPRNPKKNYSIRRPQKNCSFGVLCNRPVPKITRTMAPEIPRKTLPIETKSTNVHLRVSKKKGDAERTARLQREK; encoded by the exons ATGAACAAGATTGGAGTATGGACAAAGAATAcgttatttcaaattattaacaattcattaaag TTGCATACCGATCAAAACGTAGAAAGAATTGGTGATCCCTTCAAATCGtttttaaatcaattgaaatcgaaaagagaaggCTGTTGGCTCGACGTATATATACCACGGAATCCAAAGAAGAATTATTCGATTCGGAGGCCACAGAAAAATTGCAGTTTCGGAGTACTTTGCAATCGGCCAGTTCCGAAAATTACGCGAACGATGGCACCGGAAATACCGAGGAAAACATTACCGATCGAAACGAAAAGTACGAACGTACATTTGAGagtttcaaaaaagaaaggagacgCCGAAAGAACGGCAAGActtcaaagagaaaagtga
- the LOC127072057 gene encoding uncharacterized protein LOC127072057, translated as MFRNWILQDLSHAFPPRSLQTIGTTSFHTNQIKNRGFWNLFEFSRKENNSKDAEELSDNKSRTDCNSTKTALKRDDKLNDVSKDTAALSRTVMTNSNKVYSFKDISKCNYTFRYVPRIKSKKKNSKTNFQKYDEFTSLLDGNFVPTNMKLKLKGYKTLRNEQAKDFAFIPGDKSLDLDLIPTKNEEENISYQSSKPTVSMDVTKLQTVPLKETKDHSEIESNILFPSENKISMNDINPDDASMSMLKHTSKKAQESSYDFMNVKKKSETRTMLEESILPERKETKTESLFQLESQNQVKSQIEPKETQQGFESKVQQLQDKKKDEVRLQSDETAMNYLKEETLTLNSQNNSKNPSKDLSKQADQAELSLNSLNQSKTQNNFKESDNVNKIGQSSASYFLSRRTNIKRTLSDNSKSSSSARNLKDNATAMSNFRSSTKIPRYSMYESRKEQQRRASSPCDITFIKARENSTKQRWSGFDRPTTRCYPGGSSGSHNSRSQGSTHPYPSTVQTREVSSKCYAKEKDPIVRSNIISSSSKMLKTRNSVTGGSITPTNIDNRKLYSNINSTKRTLLGSKSSTGLTSTPQSFAYGCCKKPKKSCQKKCKETCDEPMIPGKIICTKPRTKCCQKPKCCRTEKKPSCTKVEPPPPRSCCQKKKKKICKRYCCPSLKVTDCISNRATCPGKCTDKVVKDDNQEMDDPSCLSPEELSCQKKNDCDNNDNDCCSSRNTCCSPKKCNKSFSCMNDKDEDCLDTIQSRQDSCCKPKKKDCCNRSCKRSKSCGNRRYHSGAKSRRTKSHVSIPIFDVSVVVSRPYQNDPVLRFYSTCENDWKPPSSCKKDKQEKCKPKCKKPEPPNCLNAKKSNCDKLLESLSLSKDSCDKPKKDPCTVKKTDDTCCQPKTCDQKDTLQARWDRELQEIKKCKNIGKNDSCKKKCDENKCNKFESIDLSDDFDLRCPSFQLSKSFIPFCLGTSDSSLLNFGMKSNNIIPNRSFSMTKITKDIYRDELPILVETELPEKEWADEESSSE; from the exons ATGTTTAGGAATTGGATATTGCAGGACCTTTCTCATGCGTTCCCACCGAGATCGTTACAG ACAATAGGAACAACGAGTTTCCACacaaatcaaattaaaaatcgtGGATTTTGGAATCTCTTCGAATTTTCGCGTAAAGAGAACAATTCCAAGGATGCAGAAGAATTATCTGACAATAAATCAAGGACAGATTGCAATTCGACGAAAACGGCGTTGAAACGCGACGACAAATTGAACGATGTATCGAAGGACACGGCGGCATTATCACGTACAGTTATGACAAATTCGAACAaagtatattcatttaaagaCATATCTAAGTGCAACTATACATTTCGTTACGTACCACGAAtaaaatctaaaaagaaaaattcaaaaactAATTTTCAAAAGTACGACGAGTTCACGTCTTTGCTCGATGGAAATTTTGTCCCGACaaatatgaaattgaaattaaaggGTTACAAGACCCTTAGAAACGAACAGGCTAAAGATTTTGCATTTATACCTGGTGATAAATCCTTAGATTTGGATCTAATCCCGACAAAAAATGAGGAGGAAAATATTTCCTATCAGTCATCCA AACCAACTGTTTCGATGGACGTAACAAAGTTACAGACGGTACctttgaaagaaacgaaagaccACAGTGAAATAGAATCAAACATTCTGTTTCCTtctgaaaacaaaatttccaTGAACGATATTAATCCTGATGATGCATCAATGTCAATGTTGAAACATACATCAAAGAAAGCGCAAGAATCGTCATATGATTTCATGaacgtaaagaagaaaagtgaaacGAGAACTATGTTAGAAGAAAGTATCTTAcccgaaagaaaagaaacaaaaaccgAGAGTTTGTTTCAATTGGAAAGTCAGAACCAGGTTAAATCGCAAATTGAACCAAAGGAAACTCAACAGGGGTTCGAGTCTAAGGTTCAACAATTacaggataagaaaaaagatgaagttCGGTTACAGTCTGATGAAACGGCAATGAACTATCTAAAGGAAGAAACGTTAACGCTTAACAGTCAAAATAACTCAAAGAATCCTTCAAAAGATCTGTCGAAGCAAGCTGATCAAGCTGAATTGTCGctaaattcattaaatcagTCGAAAACTCAGAATAACTTTAAGGAGTCagataatgttaataaaatcgGACAAAGTTCGGcatcgtattttctttcgaggCGAACGAATATCAAGAGGACGCTCTCTGATAATTCAAAGAGTAGTTCAAGTGCTAGAAATCTAAAGGATAATGCAACAGCGATGTCCAACTTTAGATCGAGCACGAAGATACCTAGGTACAGTATGTACGAATCGAGGAAAGAACAGCAAAGAAGGGCTTCCTCGCCGTGTGATATAACGTTCATTAAAGCACGAGAGAATTCAACGAAGCAAAGATGGTCCGGTTTCGATCGGCCTACCACCAGATGTTATCCCGGTGGAAGTTCTGGGAGTCACAACTCGAGATCTCAAGGATCTACGCATCCTTACCCATCTACCGTGCAGACTCGCGAGGTCTCCTCCAAGTGTTACgccaaagagaaagatccAATCGTCAGATCGAATATCATCTCCTCGTCTTCCAAGATGTTGAAAACGAGAAACTCTGTTACCGGTGGTTCTATAACTCCTACTAACATTGACAATCGCAAACTATATTCAAATATCAACTCAACAAAGAGGACTTTGCTAGGATCGAAGTCATCTACAG GCTTGACGAGTACGCCACAATCATTCGCTTATGGATGTTGCAAAAAACCCAAAAAATCTTGCCAGAAAAAGTGTAAAGAAACTTGTGACGAGCCGATGATACCAGGAAAAATAATCTGCACGAAGCCACGAACGAAATGTTGTCAGAAACCGAAATGTTGCCGAACCGAAAAGAAACCGAGTTGTACCAAAGTAGAACCACCACCTCCACGATCGTGCtgccaaaagaaaaagaagaaaatttgtaaacgTTATTGTTGCCCCTCGTTAAAAGTGACTGATTGTATTTCAAACAGAGCTACATGTCCAGGAAAATGCACCGACAAAGTAGTCAAAGATGACAATCAAGAAATGGACGATCCCTCTTGCTTATCACCCGAAGAACTCTcctgtcaaaaaaaaaacgattgtgacaacaacgacaacgattgTTGCTCGAGTCGTAACACATGTTGCTCTCcaaagaaatgtaataaaagttTCAGTTGCATGAACGATAAGGACGAAGACTGTCTCGATACAATCCAAAGTCGGCAAGATTCGTGTTGCAAACCTAAGAAGAAAGATTGTTGCAATCGCAGCTGTAAGAGATCAAAAAGTTGTGGTAACAGACGTTATCACTCTGGAGCGAAATCTCGTAGGACAAAATCTCACGTGTCCATTCCAATATTCGACGTCAGTGTGGTCGTATCAAGACCCTATCAAAACGATCCCGTCCTACGGTTCTACAGCACTTGCGAAAATGATTGGAAGCCACCATCGTCGTGTAAAAAGGATAAACAGGAAAAATGTAAGCCGAAGTGTAAAAAACCAGAACCCCCCAATTGTTTAAATGCCAAGAAGAGTAATTGTGACAAGCTGCTAGAAAGTCTATCTCTATCAAAGGATTCTTGTGACAAACCAAAGAAGGATCCGTGTACTGTTAAGAAAACCGATGACACGTGTTGCCAACCAAAAACTTGTG ATCAAAAAGATACTCTTCAAGCCAGGTGGGACAGGGAATTacaggaaataaagaaatgcaAAAATATCGGTAAGAATGATTCGTGTAAGAAGAAGTGCgacgaaaataaatgtaataagttcgaatcgatcgatttatcggACGATTTCGATCTTCGATGTCCCTCTTTCCAACTCAGCAAGTCGTTTATACCGTTTTGCCTGGGAACAAGCGACTCGTCTCTGTTGAACTTTGGGATGAAATCTAATAACATTATACCCAACCGATCGTTCTCTATgacaaaaattacaaaagatatttatagagACGAGTTGCCAATTCTCGTCGAGACTGAATTGCCTGAAAAAGAATGGGCCGACGAAGAGTCATCTTCCGAATAa